A window of the Hordeum vulgare subsp. vulgare chromosome 5H, MorexV3_pseudomolecules_assembly, whole genome shotgun sequence genome harbors these coding sequences:
- the LOC123394943 gene encoding ASC1-like protein 1: protein MASLLEVFLGSCSSSAPPVDWEAESYPEYGDYAVLPLLVAFFPALRLLLNQFVFEVLARRLIFGKGHAKLGETDERRKKINKFKESAWKFVYYLSAELFSLSVTYNESWFTNTRYFWVGPGEQLWPDQKMKLKLKAVYMYAAGFYVYSIFDLLFWETRRKDFGVMMSHHVATVVLIVVSYICRLSRPGSVILPLHDASDIFLEIGKMAKYSSCEWLAVVAFLLFVASWILLRLIVFPFWILRSTSYEIAMIVDKENKKIYRTSYYYLFNTLLFSLLVFHIYWWVLIYRMLVKQIQSRGHVGEDVRSDSEGENDHED, encoded by the exons ATGGCGTCCCTCCTGGAGGTCTTCCTGGGATCCTGTTCGTCCTCGGCGCCGCCGGTGGACTGGGAGGCGGAGTCCTACCCGGAGTACGGCGACTACGCCGTGCTCCCCCTGCTCGTCGCCTTCTTCCCCGCCCTGCGCCTCCTCCTCAATCAGTTCGTCTTCGAG GTGTTAGCAAGACGACTTATATTTGGAAAGGGACATGCCAAGCTTGGTGAAACAGATGaaaggagaaagaaaatcaaTAAATTTAAGGAATCGGCATGGAAATTTGTTTATTATCTTTCTGCAGAATTGTTTTCACTATCTGTAACATACAATGAATCATGGTTTACAAACACAAGATACTTTTGGGTAGGGCCTGGCGAGCAGCTCTGGCCTGACCAAAAGATGAA GCTGAAGCTTAAGGCTGTGTACATGTATGCCGCTGGATTTTACGTATATTCTATCTTTGATCTTCTGTTCTGGGAAACAAGACGCAAGGACTTTGGAGTCATGATGTCTCACCATGTGGCAACTGTTGTTCTGATCGTTGTGTCCTATATTTGCAG ATTATCTCGTCCTGGCTCTGTCATTTTACCCCTCCATGATGCAAGTGATATATTCCTAGAGATCGGAAAGATGGCCAAATACAGTAGCTGTGAATGGCTAGCTGTTGTAGCATTTCTACTTTTTGTGGCTTCCTGGATCCTTCTTCGGCTAATAGTTTTTCCTTTCTGGATCCTAAGAAGCACAAG TTATGAAATAGCTATGATCGTGGACAAGGAGAACAAAAAAATCTACAGAACCTCATACTACTATCTTTTCAACACTCTCTTGTTTTCACTTCTGGTCTTTCACATATATTGGTGGGTACTGATTTACCGGATGCTTGTCAAACAAATTCAGTCCAGAGGTCATGTTGGCGAGGATGTTCGATCCG ATTCTGAAGGCGAAAATGACCATGAAGATTAA